A single genomic interval of Dehalococcoidia bacterium harbors:
- a CDS encoding serine protease — protein sequence MRILPALVEVRGKTSSAIVTGTGFIVDSKRGYILTATHVVANTYDDSLTVTFRNAVTKRARWVAQNSATDIALLQTEPTAFPELQYPTGLDSIVPAMARRGSFPYEFRELVAVGFVDSAYSTAIGRARNITVDNAGWIIIQATGSARPGMSGGPMVNRCGELIGVLSLGSTGGNSMTAIYVDRDSIERLIAFAAARPTPIPPPTPAPVPTPWFATATYADPFGRWSIVYPPSWSHGADKDTWHAAYTPPIVPPSDRASSEAELSVYLYRGLGRDYTTSEWAEQAENRSASTKYMDFQVLSLQEVKVASLVAYELTYQVTYRGLLEDGRTDVTQRRGVRLLLVFGENAYIVEGRARPELWMTYENMVRSIIYTFRPTLAPNPPTLLLPRPPSGYYGEVSLNGRNVQDGTKLEVWMDGQKVAQTTTQTYNGKSVYNVDGVGDSSLEGRTVEFRLGTSVAPQKSLWRSGRNQQVALMFTAPATAQAFEPSPTSTPAPTPAATPTPSPTPTLLPPPKAVPVPTLAYGDLTQGNSGGGYSFAGKSGDVAFIRVTRGTLSDRIDVRVLDPNDKPIASSNFVPSDQLTFMPALSLTGRHTIVVSGYGQGTYTLALWNVAGGPGTPIAFGDSLVAEVSPAGDIDMFSFDRKAGGMAFIRVTRGTLSGRIDVKVFDPKGNSIADVYGLSDQVILSSPLSLAGKYSIMVSGDGKGTGTYTITLQDVGFK from the coding sequence ATGCGCATATTGCCAGCGCTGGTTGAAGTGAGGGGAAAGACGTCGAGCGCCATTGTGACTGGTACAGGCTTTATAGTTGATAGCAAGCGGGGCTATATTCTCACCGCAACCCATGTCGTAGCAAACACATATGACGATAGTCTTACTGTCACCTTTCGCAATGCCGTCACCAAGCGAGCGCGCTGGGTTGCACAGAACTCGGCGACAGACATAGCCTTACTCCAGACGGAACCAACCGCTTTCCCTGAGTTGCAATACCCAACCGGACTTGATTCCATAGTGCCCGCCATGGCTAGACGGGGGTCCTTTCCTTATGAGTTCAGAGAACTCGTCGCTGTCGGCTTTGTCGATTCTGCCTACTCAACGGCAATCGGTCGAGCGCGCAACATCACCGTGGACAACGCGGGGTGGATAATCATACAGGCCACTGGCTCCGCTAGGCCCGGCATGAGTGGCGGGCCGATGGTGAACAGGTGCGGCGAATTGATAGGAGTTCTCTCACTTGGCAGCACGGGTGGTAACTCAATGACGGCCATCTATGTGGACAGGGACTCTATCGAACGTCTCATCGCATTCGCTGCTGCTCGTCCAACACCTATTCCACCACCAACCCCCGCACCCGTACCAACTCCTTGGTTTGCCACTGCAACCTACGCCGATCCTTTTGGAAGATGGTCCATAGTCTATCCACCTTCGTGGTCACACGGCGCAGACAAAGACACATGGCACGCGGCCTACACTCCCCCAATCGTCCCTCCGTCTGATCGGGCTAGTTCAGAAGCCGAATTGTCTGTTTACCTTTACCGAGGCCTTGGAAGAGATTACACGACTTCTGAATGGGCCGAACAAGCGGAGAACCGCAGCGCTTCAACAAAATATATGGATTTCCAAGTCCTCTCACTGCAGGAAGTAAAAGTCGCAAGCCTCGTAGCTTACGAGTTGACCTATCAGGTAACATACCGAGGGCTCCTAGAAGACGGAAGGACTGACGTGACACAAAGGAGGGGAGTGCGATTGCTTCTGGTGTTTGGAGAGAATGCCTACATTGTAGAGGGAAGGGCGCGTCCAGAACTATGGATGACCTATGAAAACATGGTGCGCTCCATAATCTATACCTTCCGTCCAACCCTTGCTCCCAACCCTCCCACCTTACTGCTACCCCGACCTCCCTCCGGCTATTATGGAGAAGTGAGTCTGAATGGCAGGAATGTCCAGGACGGCACGAAGCTCGAGGTCTGGATGGACGGACAAAAGGTGGCACAAACCACCACCCAAACGTACAACGGGAAGTCAGTGTATAACGTAGATGGTGTGGGTGACTCGTCTTTGGAAGGAAGAACTGTGGAGTTCCGCCTGGGCACTTCCGTAGCCCCTCAGAAGTCGTTGTGGCGTTCAGGCAGGAATCAGCAGGTCGCGCTAATGTTCACCGCGCCAGCTACCGCGCAGGCTTTCGAACCTTCTCCGACTTCAACTCCAGCCCCCACACCGGCAGCCACGCCAACGCCCTCACCTACACCCACGCTTTTGCCGCCTCCCAAAGCAGTACCGGTACCCACGCTGGCCTATGGAGACCTGACCCAGGGAAATTCCGGTGGAGGGTACTCCTTCGCCGGGAAATCCGGAGATGTGGCCTTCATCCGAGTCACAAGAGGGACTCTCTCGGACCGCATTGATGTGAGGGTCCTCGACCCCAACGACAAACCCATCGCAAGCTCCAACTTCGTGCCTAGTGATCAATTGACGTTCATGCCTGCCCTTTCACTGACCGGGAGACACACCATTGTCGTTTCAGGATATGGCCAAGGCACATACACGTTGGCTTTGTGGAATGTGGCTGGAGGGCCAGGTACTCCGATAGCATTCGGTGACTCCCTGGTCGCCGAGGTCAGTCCTGCTGGAGACATAGATATGTTTAGTTTCGATAGGAAGGCCGGGGGTATGGCCTTCATCCGAGTCACCAGGGGGACGCTCTCAGGCCGCATTGATGTAAAGGTTTTCGACCCCAAGGGCAACTCCATTGCAGACGTCTACGGGCTCAGCGACCAGGTGATTCTGAGTTCTCCCCTTTCACTAGCGGGAAAATACAGCATCATGGTTAGTGGAGACGGCAAGGGCACAGGCACGTACACCATCACCCTGCAAGACGTGGGCTTCAAATAA
- a CDS encoding cyclic nucleotide-binding domain-containing protein, whose product MIRTNSGSRIGYVSLWLGLGLLAVVVTTAESEAYLVVLLVLAVGAGGLLAMGALSVLARRYSRTQVAGVLAGLVGEPIRSSGKREEAQMEQKSAQSRLIPFLREVDVFQSLTDHELGMIASVCAPKTFSAGDFLAREGTRGDYLFIIMKGQVRVSSKSEGDQLTVRIVRGKESVPLASILEPPLLITTAEAMETVETLAIPRAMLLRICELQPMLGAQVYRATAGVLARRYRAMLQQVTGQLEATLEYMGHTRT is encoded by the coding sequence ATGATAAGGACAAACTCGGGGTCGCGGATAGGATACGTGTCCTTATGGCTTGGTCTGGGCTTGCTGGCTGTGGTAGTCACCACAGCCGAGTCCGAGGCGTATTTGGTGGTGCTGCTCGTGCTCGCCGTGGGCGCGGGAGGTCTGCTCGCAATGGGAGCCCTGTCGGTGCTGGCGCGCCGGTACTCCCGGACACAGGTCGCTGGAGTCTTGGCCGGGCTGGTCGGAGAGCCGATCAGGTCGAGTGGTAAGCGAGAGGAGGCACAGATGGAACAGAAATCGGCGCAATCCAGGCTCATTCCGTTCCTGCGGGAGGTGGATGTCTTTCAGAGCCTTACCGACCACGAGTTGGGGATGATCGCGAGTGTATGTGCGCCCAAGACCTTCAGCGCTGGAGACTTTCTCGCTCGCGAAGGCACGCGCGGCGACTATCTGTTCATCATCATGAAAGGGCAAGTGCGCGTGAGCTCCAAGAGCGAGGGGGACCAGTTGACAGTCCGCATTGTGCGGGGGAAGGAAAGCGTGCCCCTGGCCAGCATTCTGGAGCCGCCTCTGCTGATAACCACCGCCGAAGCGATGGAGACCGTGGAGACGCTGGCCATCCCGCGGGCGATGCTGCTCAGGATATGTGAGTTGCAGCCCATGCTCGGCGCGCAGGTCTACAGGGCGACGGCGGGCGTGCTTGCCCGGCGGTACCGCGCGATGCTTCAGCAAGTCACGGGCCAACTGGAGGCGACGCTGGAGTACATGGGGCACACGCGCACCTAG
- the pabB gene encoding aminodeoxychorismate synthase, component I — translation MIAPVHAPSTVTPLVRALGRIPHPAQLASAFADAPYMLLLDSAGAYPEVGRYSYLAADPFLVLRSKGRQVELLTGEAVERLQDNPFDVLRRLLRSFSVVKQAGVPPFQGGAAGYLAYDLGRLIERIPTRARDDLAHPDLCLGFYDWVLAHDALTDESFLVSTGWPEGSVRKAHERADWACRRIARAPDCGAPARFEVSGLRSNFTRDAYHAAVRRVKAYLEAGDVYQVNISQRFQGRFAGQPWELYQSLREANPAPFAAYMQSPDLTVLSASPEQFLRVDGRRVETRPIKGTRPRGSTPAADAALARELLASEKDRAENVMIVDLLRNDLGRVCRVGSVQVSSLFALEAHPTVFHLVSTITGEMSDDRDAVDLLRAAFPGGSVTGAPKIRAMEIIEELEPTRRGVYCGSMGFISFTGDMNTSIAIRTITLRGDTLHFQVGGGIVADSDPEAEYLETLDKAEGLLKAMRTHV, via the coding sequence ATGATTGCTCCTGTGCATGCACCGTCAACCGTCACCCCGCTCGTGCGCGCGCTGGGCAGAATCCCGCACCCCGCGCAACTGGCCTCTGCCTTCGCGGACGCGCCGTACATGCTGCTGCTGGACAGCGCTGGCGCCTACCCTGAGGTCGGACGCTACTCCTACCTCGCGGCGGACCCATTCCTCGTGCTGCGGAGCAAAGGCCGACAGGTTGAGTTGCTGACCGGCGAGGCTGTCGAGCGCCTTCAGGACAATCCCTTCGATGTGCTGCGCCGCCTCCTGCGCTCCTTTTCCGTCGTCAAACAGGCCGGCGTGCCCCCTTTCCAGGGCGGCGCCGCGGGGTATCTGGCATACGACCTGGGGCGACTCATCGAACGCATCCCGACGCGTGCGCGCGACGATCTGGCGCACCCTGACCTGTGCCTGGGCTTCTACGACTGGGTGCTTGCCCACGACGCGCTCACCGACGAGTCCTTCCTTGTGTCCACCGGCTGGCCGGAAGGCTCCGTGCGTAAGGCGCACGAGCGCGCGGACTGGGCGTGTCGCCGCATTGCGCGCGCTCCGGACTGTGGGGCGCCCGCGCGCTTCGAGGTGAGCGGCCTGCGCTCCAACTTCACCCGCGACGCCTACCATGCGGCGGTGCGTCGCGTGAAGGCGTACCTGGAGGCCGGCGACGTGTACCAGGTGAACATCTCGCAGCGCTTCCAGGGCAGGTTCGCCGGCCAACCGTGGGAGCTGTATCAGTCGCTCCGGGAGGCGAACCCCGCCCCGTTCGCGGCTTATATGCAGTCTCCCGACCTCACGGTGCTAAGCGCGTCGCCGGAGCAGTTCTTGCGCGTGGACGGACGCCGTGTGGAAACGCGGCCCATTAAGGGGACCCGCCCTCGCGGAAGCACACCCGCGGCGGACGCGGCCCTGGCGCGGGAGCTGCTGGCGAGCGAGAAGGACAGGGCCGAAAACGTCATGATTGTTGACCTCCTGCGCAACGACCTGGGCCGGGTGTGCAGGGTCGGCTCCGTCCAGGTGTCATCCCTCTTCGCACTGGAGGCGCACCCGACGGTGTTCCACCTCGTCTCCACGATCACCGGCGAGATGTCCGACGACAGGGACGCGGTGGACCTCCTCCGGGCGGCGTTCCCCGGAGGCTCCGTGACCGGAGCGCCGAAGATTCGCGCTATGGAGATAATCGAAGAGCTGGAGCCGACTCGCCGGGGCGTCTATTGCGGCTCGATGGGATTCATCTCGTTCACCGGCGACATGAACACGAGCATCGCCATACGCACTATCACGCTGCGGGGAGACACCTTGCACTTCCAGGTCGGGGGAGGCATCGTGGCCGACTCTGATCCCGAGGCGGAGTACCTTGAGACGTTGGACAAGGCGGAGGGCCTGCTGAAGGCGATGCGCACTCATGTCTAG
- a CDS encoding aminotransferase class IV, with protein sequence MSSGPFMYVNGGLVAADEARISPLDRGFTLADGVFETMVAVGARVFRLADHMERLRQGAALLLIPLPSEARLAAGIEETLRANGLPRSIARLTVTRGTDTGRGLAVAGDGSPTLVIRVTPRAALAASPPAGLRVVLAAARRNDTSPLSRVKSLAYTDGVLARLEARRAGADDALFLNTAERLACGTSSNLFVVRDGTLLTPPVSEGVLPGVARRTVLEAAAALGIPSVERLLPLADLEAASEVFLTNVVTGPAPVVVVAGMPVGQGSVGPVTERLWHAYRGLCEGAGG encoded by the coding sequence ATGTCTAGCGGCCCGTTCATGTACGTGAACGGCGGGCTGGTGGCGGCGGACGAGGCGAGGATCAGCCCCCTGGACCGGGGTTTCACCCTGGCCGACGGCGTCTTTGAGACGATGGTGGCGGTGGGCGCACGTGTCTTCCGTCTGGCCGACCACATGGAGCGGTTACGCCAGGGCGCGGCGCTCCTGCTGATTCCGTTGCCCTCGGAGGCGCGCCTGGCCGCTGGGATTGAGGAGACGCTGCGGGCGAACGGCCTTCCGCGCTCCATTGCGCGGCTGACGGTGACGCGAGGAACTGACACGGGCCGCGGTCTCGCCGTCGCCGGGGACGGCAGTCCCACCCTGGTCATTCGCGTGACGCCCCGCGCCGCCCTTGCGGCGTCACCCCCCGCTGGCCTGCGCGTCGTGCTGGCGGCGGCCCGAAGGAACGACACATCTCCCCTGTCGCGCGTCAAGTCGTTGGCCTACACCGACGGCGTTCTGGCGCGCCTGGAGGCCCGACGCGCGGGCGCGGACGATGCCCTGTTCCTCAACACGGCGGAGCGGCTGGCCTGCGGCACGTCCAGCAACCTGTTCGTCGTGCGGGACGGCACTCTCCTGACCCCGCCCGTGAGCGAGGGTGTCCTCCCCGGCGTTGCGCGTCGCACCGTGCTGGAGGCCGCCGCAGCGCTGGGCATTCCGTCCGTGGAGCGTCTGTTGCCTCTCGCCGACCTTGAGGCGGCCTCTGAGGTCTTCCTGACCAACGTCGTGACGGGTCCCGCGCCAGTGGTCGTCGTGGCGGGCATGCCCGTAGGGCAGGGGAGCGTCGGGCCAGTGACGGAGCGCCTGTGGCATGCCTACCGGGGTCTGTGCGAGGGCGCCGGAGGCTGA
- a CDS encoding LLM class flavin-dependent oxidoreductase: MAIKLGVSLVCDRVREFGAWVRTAEDAGFDRVGLSDSPSLYPETYVTGTIAALNSTRLKFGPRVTNPVNRHPSVTASAITAIDELSGGRCFLGMGTGDSAVFNIGLAPATVAQMREYILALKAMFAHGRAEYQGRSILFSYAKRQIPIYLAASGPRTLRLAGEICDGVVIGWGLGRELIPLAMRHLREGAEAAGRKVEDIDVWWLIGASIAGNKREAVDAIKTHLAAQPNQAFRLGIQNKGIPADLLPKLQRLIAEYEFSEHVKPGKERKNVRLVEELGLTDYLADRFSVAGTPEEFADRVQELASWGARQLWFTMPLPDKLGFLNTVGARVIPRLR; this comes from the coding sequence GTGGCGATAAAGCTTGGCGTGAGTCTGGTGTGTGACCGAGTCCGGGAGTTCGGAGCGTGGGTCAGGACCGCGGAAGACGCGGGTTTCGACAGAGTGGGCCTGAGCGATTCACCCTCCCTGTACCCTGAGACGTACGTCACGGGGACCATCGCCGCCCTGAACTCCACACGTCTTAAGTTCGGCCCGCGGGTGACCAACCCCGTCAACCGGCACCCGTCCGTGACGGCGTCCGCCATCACCGCTATAGACGAGCTTTCGGGCGGACGCTGCTTCCTGGGCATGGGGACGGGGGACAGCGCCGTTTTCAACATTGGCCTGGCCCCCGCAACGGTCGCCCAGATGCGCGAGTACATCCTGGCGCTCAAAGCCATGTTCGCCCATGGCCGTGCCGAATACCAGGGCCGGAGCATCCTGTTCTCGTACGCGAAGCGCCAAATCCCCATTTACCTGGCCGCCTCAGGCCCGCGCACGCTGCGCCTGGCGGGCGAGATATGCGATGGCGTCGTTATCGGCTGGGGCCTGGGCCGCGAGCTGATTCCCCTGGCGATGCGCCACCTGCGAGAGGGGGCGGAAGCCGCCGGCCGCAAGGTCGAGGACATTGACGTGTGGTGGCTGATAGGCGCGAGCATCGCGGGCAACAAGCGGGAGGCGGTGGACGCTATCAAGACGCACCTGGCCGCACAGCCCAATCAGGCATTCCGCCTCGGCATTCAGAACAAGGGTATCCCCGCCGATCTGCTCCCCAAGCTCCAGAGGCTCATCGCCGAGTATGAGTTCAGCGAGCACGTCAAGCCGGGGAAAGAGCGGAAGAACGTGCGCCTGGTGGAGGAGTTGGGACTGACGGACTACCTTGCCGACCGCTTTTCGGTCGCGGGCACGCCGGAGGAGTTCGCGGACCGTGTCCAGGAGCTTGCCTCCTGGGGGGCCCGGCAGCTCTGGTTCACCATGCCCCTGCCCGACAAGCTGGGTTTCCTGAACACCGTGGGCGCCCGGGTCATTCCCCGCCTGCGCTAG
- a CDS encoding ABC transporter substrate-binding protein, translating to MKNWSRIVGLVGLLSLIAAGCAPVAQPASAPAPAAAPQAAPTVVAPAAPAAPAAPVPARATPTPVPAAPAAPAASAAGTPRTGGRLNMTLSSDPQTLDVNTDVGMDLYDLSRAPYDSLIIVDQRGGTMKLSPRLARSWEVSPDGKTYTFKLRDDVVFQNGSKFTSADVKFTLDRYRNPPKDVRSAHVASLQPVESVEAPDATTVVMRLKAPSGPLMGRLSNLNSLVMLSKAWVEGGANSLTDMMGTGAFTLTKATRGTSYTFDKNPKFWQPGRPYLDGVTYFVVKDVETRFAALRTGRVHTLQNYFVQLSPAQYRDMQKIRPDLQMFPDAIRKAPWVWFNLRKAPWTDVRVRQAINLALDRREAVRSLFDGAGELGDMYTFRQPPGISQADLLKMPGWAENKKAERDQAKKLLADAGFPNGMQATVLTRDITDFKDASVFFVDQLSTIGIKATVEIQDTGVVFARGRSGDYDLMVLQSTDLRPDASDDTQLWHLKGGAVNFGILDDPKLVALYLEQEVISDYAARQKVVEKMDRYIQDTLPSLRMGWSFGYDAIAPEVMNWPRKADGRGQDILEQVWLSK from the coding sequence ATGAAAAACTGGAGCCGCATCGTTGGTCTTGTCGGTCTGCTAAGTCTTATCGCTGCGGGCTGCGCGCCTGTGGCCCAGCCAGCCTCGGCTCCTGCTCCGGCAGCCGCGCCGCAAGCGGCCCCGACAGTCGTGGCGCCTGCTGCGCCCGCCGCTCCCGCGGCCCCGGTGCCCGCTCGCGCTACGCCCACGCCTGTCCCTGCGGCTCCGGCTGCGCCGGCGGCCTCGGCGGCGGGCACGCCGAGGACTGGCGGGCGGCTGAACATGACCCTCTCGTCCGATCCCCAGACTCTGGACGTGAATACGGACGTGGGGATGGACCTGTATGACCTCTCGCGTGCTCCCTATGACTCGCTCATCATCGTGGACCAGAGGGGCGGGACCATGAAGCTCAGCCCCCGTCTGGCCAGGAGCTGGGAGGTATCGCCTGACGGGAAGACCTACACGTTCAAGCTGCGTGATGACGTGGTCTTCCAGAACGGCTCCAAATTCACGTCCGCGGATGTGAAGTTCACTTTGGACCGCTACCGGAATCCGCCCAAAGATGTGCGCAGCGCCCACGTCGCCAGCCTTCAGCCCGTGGAGTCCGTGGAGGCGCCCGACGCGACGACAGTGGTGATGCGCCTCAAGGCTCCATCCGGTCCGCTCATGGGCCGTCTGTCCAACCTCAATAGCCTGGTCATGCTCTCCAAGGCATGGGTAGAGGGCGGCGCCAACTCGCTCACGGACATGATGGGGACTGGGGCGTTCACGCTCACCAAGGCGACGCGAGGAACGAGCTACACCTTCGACAAGAATCCGAAGTTCTGGCAGCCGGGGAGGCCCTACCTGGACGGGGTGACTTATTTTGTCGTCAAGGACGTGGAGACGCGGTTCGCCGCGCTGCGGACGGGTCGCGTGCACACGCTGCAGAACTACTTCGTGCAGCTAAGCCCGGCGCAGTACCGGGACATGCAGAAGATTCGGCCTGATTTGCAGATGTTCCCAGACGCCATCCGCAAGGCGCCGTGGGTGTGGTTCAACCTGCGCAAGGCCCCCTGGACAGACGTGCGGGTCAGGCAGGCTATCAACCTGGCGCTGGACCGCCGGGAGGCCGTGCGCTCCCTCTTTGATGGGGCCGGAGAGCTGGGAGACATGTACACCTTTCGCCAGCCGCCGGGAATCTCTCAGGCCGATTTGCTCAAGATGCCGGGCTGGGCGGAGAACAAGAAGGCCGAGCGGGACCAGGCGAAGAAGCTGCTGGCCGACGCGGGTTTCCCCAACGGCATGCAGGCCACTGTTCTGACACGCGACATAACGGACTTCAAGGACGCATCGGTCTTCTTTGTTGACCAGCTCTCGACAATTGGCATCAAGGCGACGGTGGAGATTCAGGATACGGGCGTGGTGTTCGCACGCGGGCGCAGCGGCGACTACGACCTGATGGTTCTCCAGAGCACCGACCTGCGCCCCGACGCCAGCGATGACACGCAGTTGTGGCATCTGAAGGGTGGCGCGGTGAACTTTGGCATCCTGGACGACCCGAAGCTGGTGGCGTTGTACCTGGAGCAAGAAGTTATCTCGGACTACGCCGCGCGCCAGAAGGTCGTGGAGAAGATGGACCGCTATATTCAGGACACGCTGCCCTCCCTCCGCATGGGGTGGAGCTTCGGCTATGATGCGATCGCGCCGGAGGTCATGAACTGGCCCAGGAAGGCGGACGGGCGCGGGCAAGACATTCTTGAACAGGTGTGGCTGTCCAAATAG
- a CDS encoding ABC transporter permease, with translation MAQYIIRRLLVAVPVLIGVSLVIFGIMRVLPGDIAEITMTGGAASATTSDIEHFRKALGLDRPLHEQYLEWVRGVVTLDFGKSLKSGAPIIQDIALRAPLTLEIAVLTMLVAVILGLPTGVISAVRQDTWIDNVTRVASISGVALPVLWTGTIVVLVLSTWFNWIPPLGYESFWDAPWTNLQQIFWPSLVLGYNFAAIVSRMTRSCMLEVLRQDYIRTAWSKGLAERMVLYRHALINAMLPVVTIIGVQFGTILGGTLIVEQIFVVPGLGSQLIESVQFRDYPMVQTLILLITGAFVFVNLLIDLLYAVLDPRIRYE, from the coding sequence GTGGCGCAGTACATCATCCGACGCCTCCTTGTCGCCGTCCCCGTCCTCATCGGCGTGTCGCTGGTCATCTTCGGCATCATGCGCGTTCTGCCGGGCGACATCGCGGAGATCACCATGACCGGCGGGGCCGCCTCCGCCACGACCTCTGACATCGAGCACTTCCGCAAGGCTTTGGGGCTGGACCGTCCCCTCCACGAGCAGTACCTGGAGTGGGTGCGCGGCGTGGTGACGCTGGACTTCGGCAAGTCCCTCAAGTCGGGGGCGCCCATCATCCAGGACATTGCTCTCCGCGCGCCGCTGACGCTGGAGATAGCCGTTCTGACGATGCTCGTCGCTGTCATCCTGGGGCTTCCGACAGGGGTTATCTCCGCCGTGCGTCAGGACACATGGATTGACAACGTGACGCGCGTTGCCTCCATCAGCGGCGTGGCGCTGCCCGTACTGTGGACGGGGACTATCGTTGTGCTGGTGCTGTCCACCTGGTTCAACTGGATACCGCCGCTCGGCTACGAGTCCTTCTGGGATGCGCCGTGGACGAACCTCCAGCAGATATTCTGGCCGTCGCTGGTGCTCGGCTACAACTTCGCGGCCATCGTCTCGCGCATGACCCGGTCGTGCATGCTGGAGGTGCTGCGCCAGGACTACATCAGGACGGCCTGGTCGAAGGGTCTTGCGGAGCGGATGGTCCTGTACCGCCACGCCCTCATCAACGCCATGCTGCCCGTCGTCACCATCATCGGGGTGCAGTTCGGCACCATCCTGGGCGGCACGCTCATCGTGGAGCAGATATTCGTGGTGCCGGGGCTGGGCAGCCAGCTCATCGAGTCGGTCCAGTTCCGCGACTACCCTATGGTCCAGACGCTTATCTTGCTGATTACCGGGGCGTTTGTCTTCGTGAACCTCCTGATAGACCTCCTCTATGCGGTCCTGGACCCGCGTATCCGGTACGAGTAA
- a CDS encoding ABC transporter permease: MELSEDLVLRGRPSRWAARTAAGAWRFARAKPLGAVGGVIVLLLTVVAVFAPVTAPYDPLETHYSHRVEAPGGAFPLGTDHFGRDVLSRVIYGARTSLLVSVVSVALGASLGGLVGLYSGFRGGRMDFVIQRLVDVVVAFPLLVLALAVMAGLGTSLRNVIIAMAIVLAPRAARVLRSSALALREAEYVRAARAVGCSGARQLFVHVLPNCLAPYIVFSTISVGVVIISEASLSFLGLGVPPPDPSWGSMLAQEGYKLMRSAPWVSLGPGVALSLAVFGINLLGDAVRDVWDPRLRQ; encoded by the coding sequence ATGGAGCTGTCTGAAGACCTGGTCTTGCGCGGGAGACCCTCGCGGTGGGCCGCCAGGACCGCGGCCGGGGCGTGGCGATTCGCGCGGGCGAAGCCCCTGGGCGCAGTCGGCGGGGTGATAGTCCTCCTATTGACGGTGGTGGCCGTCTTTGCCCCGGTCACCGCTCCCTACGACCCCTTGGAGACCCACTATTCGCACCGGGTCGAAGCGCCCGGCGGCGCGTTCCCGCTGGGGACAGACCACTTTGGACGTGACGTGCTCAGCCGCGTTATCTACGGCGCGCGCACGTCCCTGTTGGTCTCGGTGGTGTCGGTTGCGCTGGGGGCCAGCCTGGGCGGACTCGTGGGGCTGTACAGCGGCTTCAGAGGCGGCCGCATGGACTTTGTCATCCAGCGGCTGGTGGACGTGGTCGTGGCGTTCCCGCTCCTCGTGCTGGCGCTGGCGGTGATGGCCGGCCTAGGGACATCGCTGCGGAACGTCATCATCGCGATGGCTATCGTTCTCGCGCCAAGAGCGGCGCGGGTGCTGCGGTCGAGCGCGCTGGCTTTGCGAGAGGCGGAGTACGTGAGGGCGGCGCGGGCCGTGGGCTGCTCCGGGGCGCGTCAGCTCTTCGTCCACGTCCTGCCCAACTGCCTGGCGCCCTACATCGTCTTCTCCACCATCTCCGTGGGCGTCGTGATCATCTCCGAGGCGTCGCTGTCGTTCCTGGGGCTGGGCGTGCCGCCGCCCGACCCGTCCTGGGGGAGCATGCTGGCGCAGGAGGGCTACAAGCTTATGCGCTCCGCGCCGTGGGTGAGCCTGGGGCCGGGCGTCGCCCTGAGTCTTGCGGTGTTCGGCATCAACCTGCTGGGCGACGCCGTGCGCGACGTGTGGGACCCCCGGCTGCGCCAGTAA